From the genome of Streptomyces sp. NBC_00659, one region includes:
- a CDS encoding acyl carrier protein, translating into MKRLELTDLITLLRECAGEEEGVDLDGDILDVPFAELGYDSLAVLQTTGRIERDFEVLLDEEAVDEAETPRVYLELINRALSERAGV; encoded by the coding sequence GTGAAACGGCTCGAACTCACTGACCTGATCACCCTGCTGCGTGAGTGCGCCGGCGAGGAGGAGGGCGTGGACCTGGACGGCGACATCCTGGACGTGCCGTTCGCCGAACTGGGCTACGACTCGCTGGCCGTGCTGCAGACGACCGGGCGCATCGAGCGGGACTTCGAAGTGCTCCTGGACGAGGAGGCCGTGGACGAGGCCGAGACCCCGCGCGTGTACCTGGAACTGATCAACCGGGCGCTGTCCGAGCGCGCCGGCGTGTGA
- a CDS encoding antibiotic biosynthesis monooxygenase family protein: MVTFINRFTVTGPAEEFERLFDDTSAFFRDRPGFLRHRLLRHTERPGSYVNIAEWTDDESFRAAVTHPGFAPHAAALRTVSTSEPNLYTAVLEREAATGG, encoded by the coding sequence GTGGTCACCTTCATCAACCGGTTCACGGTCACCGGCCCGGCCGAGGAGTTCGAGCGGCTCTTCGACGACACCTCGGCCTTCTTCCGCGACCGCCCCGGATTCCTGCGCCACCGGCTGCTGCGCCACACCGAGCGGCCCGGCTCCTACGTCAACATCGCCGAGTGGACGGACGACGAGTCCTTCCGCGCGGCCGTCACCCACCCCGGTTTCGCCCCGCACGCCGCCGCGCTGCGCACGGTGAGCACCAGCGAACCGAACCTGTACACGGCTGTGCTGGAACGCGAGGCGGCCACCGGAGGCTGA
- a CDS encoding ketosynthase chain-length factor, with product MTGTSLLERPGVTGRGAQARTTPAVVTGIGVVAPNGLGAAAWWAAVLRGESGIRPLTRFDASGYPARLAGEVPGFVAEDHVPSRLMSQTDQVTRLSLVTAEEALKDAGVEAAELPEYAAGAVTASSAGGFEFGQRELQALWSKGSQHVSAYQSFAWFYAVNTGQISIRHGLRGASGVLVSEQAGGLDAVGQARRQLRRGSSLVVTGAVDSALCPWGWAAHLAEGRISVSDDPGRAFLPFSADACGYVPGEGGALLVLESATAARDRGARVYGTVAGYAATFDPAPGAGGGSRLGAAAELALDDAGVRPDQVDVVFADGAGERVADRAEARAISDVFGEYGVPVTAPKSMTGRLAAGGGALDLAAALFSLRDQVIPPTTGTRRPAEDCPLDLVTGAPRRGAQLRTALVLARGRGGFNAAAVVRA from the coding sequence ATGACCGGCACGTCCCTCCTCGAACGCCCCGGCGTCACCGGTCGCGGCGCCCAAGCCCGCACCACCCCCGCCGTGGTCACCGGCATCGGTGTCGTCGCCCCCAACGGGCTGGGAGCCGCGGCCTGGTGGGCGGCGGTCCTGCGCGGCGAGAGCGGCATCCGTCCGCTGACCCGCTTCGACGCCTCCGGGTATCCGGCCCGGCTCGCGGGCGAGGTGCCCGGCTTCGTCGCCGAGGACCATGTGCCCAGCCGGCTGATGTCGCAGACCGACCAGGTGACCCGGCTGTCGCTGGTGACCGCCGAGGAGGCGCTCAAGGACGCCGGTGTCGAGGCGGCCGAGCTGCCCGAGTACGCGGCGGGCGCGGTCACCGCGTCGTCCGCGGGCGGCTTCGAGTTCGGCCAGCGCGAGCTTCAGGCCCTGTGGAGCAAGGGCAGCCAGCACGTCAGCGCGTACCAGTCGTTCGCCTGGTTCTACGCGGTGAACACCGGTCAGATATCCATCCGCCACGGGCTGCGCGGTGCCAGCGGAGTGCTGGTGTCCGAGCAGGCCGGCGGTCTGGACGCGGTGGGGCAGGCCCGCCGCCAGCTGCGCAGGGGATCCTCGCTCGTCGTCACGGGCGCGGTCGACTCCGCGCTGTGCCCGTGGGGGTGGGCCGCGCACCTGGCCGAGGGACGCATCAGCGTCAGCGACGACCCCGGCCGCGCCTTCCTGCCGTTCTCGGCGGACGCCTGCGGCTATGTCCCCGGCGAGGGCGGCGCGCTGCTGGTCCTGGAGTCCGCGACCGCGGCCCGCGACCGGGGCGCCCGGGTGTACGGGACGGTCGCCGGATACGCGGCCACCTTCGACCCGGCCCCCGGGGCGGGCGGGGGCTCGCGGCTGGGCGCGGCGGCCGAACTCGCCCTGGACGACGCCGGGGTACGGCCCGACCAGGTCGACGTGGTCTTCGCCGACGGCGCCGGGGAACGGGTGGCCGACCGCGCCGAGGCGCGGGCGATCTCCGATGTGTTCGGGGAGTACGGCGTCCCGGTGACCGCGCCGAAGAGCATGACCGGCCGGCTCGCCGCCGGCGGTGGCGCGCTGGACCTGGCGGCCGCCCTGTTCTCGCTGCGGGACCAGGTGATCCCGCCCACCACCGGCACCCGGCGCCCGGCCGAGGACTGCCCCCTGGATCTCGTGACCGGTGCCCCGCGCCGGGGTGCGCAGCTGCGGACGGCGCTCGTGCTGGCGCGCGGGCGCGGCGGTTTCAACGCCGCCGCCGTGGTCCGCGCCTGA
- a CDS encoding ABC transporter permease: MSTAVPQSETGTGGARWALSDSWVLTGRSLAHWARNPAPVVIGLLFPIMMVLMFGYLFGGAMQVPGGGSYREFLVPGMFAMTMVFGIEVTMLAVISDAAKGVTDRFRAMPTSAAAVVSGRSIADMLNSVLGLAVMILCGLAVGWRANEGFGRALAAVGLLLLLRFALLWVGIYLGLVFTDPAAVTAVQTLVWPLGFLSNAFVSPDTMPGWLAAVSEWNPLSATVTAARRLFGNPGWDTGTWATDQAIVMGVVWPVIIFAVFFPLSVRRYQRLGS; the protein is encoded by the coding sequence GTGAGCACCGCAGTCCCGCAGTCCGAAACCGGCACGGGCGGTGCCCGCTGGGCCCTGTCCGACTCCTGGGTGCTGACCGGGCGTTCGCTGGCCCACTGGGCCCGCAATCCCGCCCCCGTCGTCATCGGCCTGCTCTTCCCGATCATGATGGTGCTGATGTTCGGATATCTGTTCGGCGGGGCGATGCAGGTTCCCGGCGGGGGCAGCTATCGCGAGTTCCTGGTACCGGGCATGTTCGCCATGACGATGGTCTTCGGCATCGAGGTGACGATGCTGGCCGTGATCAGCGACGCCGCCAAGGGGGTCACCGACCGGTTCCGGGCGATGCCCACGTCCGCGGCGGCGGTGGTGAGCGGACGCAGCATCGCCGACATGCTCAACTCGGTCCTCGGGCTTGCCGTGATGATCCTGTGCGGCCTGGCCGTCGGCTGGCGCGCGAACGAGGGGTTCGGCCGGGCGCTGGCAGCCGTCGGCCTGCTCCTGCTGCTGCGCTTCGCCCTGCTGTGGGTGGGCATCTACCTGGGGCTGGTCTTCACGGACCCGGCCGCCGTCACCGCCGTGCAGACCCTGGTGTGGCCGCTGGGGTTCCTGTCGAACGCCTTCGTGTCGCCGGACACGATGCCGGGCTGGCTCGCCGCGGTCTCCGAGTGGAATCCGCTGTCGGCGACGGTGACGGCCGCGCGGCGGCTGTTCGGCAACCCGGGCTGGGACACCGGGACATGGGCGACGGATCAGGCCATTGTCATGGGTGTGGTGTGGCCGGTGATCATTTTTGCCGTTTTCTTCCCTCTGTCCGTGCGACGCTACCAGCGGCTCGGCAGCTGA
- a CDS encoding FAD-dependent oxidoreductase, producing the protein MTAPNRRRFVTGTIAAAAAAGSGLATATAAASPSSHPLVVEPADPRYADLAVRGSNKRFTARPEAFVLATTTEQVVVAVREAVRDGKRIAVRSGGHCYENFVGDTSVRRVVDLAGMDTVRWDAARGAFEIGAGARLVDVYRALYYGWGVTVPGGASATVAFGGHVQGGGYGALSRRHGISSDHLLAVEVVVVDARGRARAVVATRDANDPNRELWWAHTGAGGGNFGVVTRYWFRSPAARGSDPATALPRPHGSVLTSAVMFPREGMTRNAFRTLVGNHGRWHERNSGPRSPYTGLFSGLVLLGHQGESDQGLSAVAFTHLDATLPDAGRLLQDHIDAVSAGVGVQAYAAPPETLPWLASVESLAASQDAESGRQKIKSSYLRRAFTDEQIDVLYGFLGSTEHTNDSSSVSIQSYGGLVNTVGPRSTASWQRGSVMKALFMNTWQSPERDAANVDWLRRLYAGVYQDTGGVPAPNDRNEGCFINFPDIDMADPKWNTSGVPWHRLYFGDNYHRLQAVKAKWDPREVFHHPLSVRAAR; encoded by the coding sequence ATGACTGCTCCGAACCGCAGACGCTTCGTCACGGGCACGATCGCCGCGGCGGCGGCCGCGGGTTCCGGCCTCGCCACCGCAACCGCCGCCGCGAGCCCCTCCTCCCATCCGCTGGTGGTGGAACCGGCGGACCCGCGCTACGCGGACCTCGCCGTGCGCGGCAGCAACAAGAGGTTCACCGCCCGGCCCGAGGCCTTCGTGCTGGCCACCACCACCGAGCAGGTGGTGGTGGCGGTGCGTGAGGCCGTACGCGACGGCAAGCGCATCGCGGTGCGCAGCGGCGGCCACTGCTACGAGAACTTCGTGGGTGACACCTCGGTCCGCCGGGTCGTCGATCTCGCCGGGATGGACACCGTCCGCTGGGACGCGGCGCGCGGCGCCTTCGAGATCGGCGCGGGTGCCCGGCTCGTGGACGTCTACCGGGCGCTCTACTACGGCTGGGGCGTGACCGTCCCGGGCGGCGCCAGCGCGACCGTCGCCTTCGGCGGCCATGTGCAGGGCGGTGGCTACGGGGCTCTGTCCCGCCGCCACGGGATCTCCAGCGACCATCTGCTGGCCGTCGAAGTGGTCGTCGTCGACGCCCGCGGGCGGGCCCGCGCGGTGGTCGCCACGCGGGACGCGAACGATCCGAACCGTGAACTGTGGTGGGCCCACACCGGTGCGGGCGGCGGCAACTTCGGCGTCGTCACCCGCTACTGGTTCCGCTCGCCCGCGGCCCGGGGCAGCGACCCCGCCACCGCTTTGCCGCGGCCGCACGGCAGCGTGCTGACCTCCGCCGTGATGTTCCCGCGCGAGGGCATGACCAGGAACGCGTTCCGCACGCTGGTGGGCAACCACGGGCGCTGGCACGAGCGCAACAGCGGCCCCCGGTCGCCGTACACCGGCCTGTTCAGCGGTCTGGTGCTGCTGGGCCACCAGGGGGAGAGTGACCAGGGGCTGAGCGCCGTGGCCTTCACCCACCTGGACGCGACCCTGCCCGACGCCGGCAGGCTGCTGCAGGACCACATCGACGCGGTCTCGGCCGGGGTGGGCGTCCAGGCGTACGCCGCGCCGCCCGAGACGCTGCCGTGGCTGGCGTCGGTCGAGTCGCTGGCCGCCTCCCAGGACGCGGAGAGCGGCCGGCAGAAGATCAAGTCGTCCTATCTGCGGCGGGCGTTCACCGACGAGCAGATCGACGTGCTGTACGGCTTCCTGGGCAGCACGGAGCACACCAACGACTCCAGTTCGGTGTCCATCCAGTCGTACGGCGGCCTCGTCAACACGGTCGGCCCGCGGTCGACGGCGTCCTGGCAGCGCGGCTCGGTGATGAAGGCGCTGTTCATGAACACCTGGCAGAGCCCGGAGCGGGACGCGGCGAACGTGGACTGGCTGCGCCGGCTGTACGCGGGTGTCTACCAGGACACGGGCGGGGTTCCGGCGCCGAACGACCGCAACGAGGGCTGCTTCATCAACTTCCCCGACATCGACATGGCCGATCCGAAGTGGAACACCTCCGGTGTGCCCTGGCACCGGCTGTACTTCGGGGACAACTACCACCGCCTGCAGGCGGTCAAGGCGAAGTGGGACCCGCGCGAGGTGTTCCACCACCCGCTGTCCGTGCGAGCGGCCCGGTAG
- a CDS encoding ATP-binding cassette domain-containing protein — MTRPSVGSGYAILAENLCKRYGDAPALRGFGLRVPEGTVHGLLGPNGAGKTTAVRILSTLARLDEGRAEVAGFDVVRDSAKVRARIGLLGQYAAVDEVLSGRQNLVMFGRLYHLGKRAAGARADTLLEQFGLAGTGAKQVKDYSGGMRRRLDLAASLILAPRVLFLDEPTTGLDPRSRNEVWAAVRSLVQDGTTVLLTTQYLDEADQLADRISVIASPGGAGGRVIAEGTPDELKSAIGGDRIDVTVRGAGEIAAAAGVLARITGRDPDTDVENRRVGAPVSDRVAALSEIVRALGEAGVVAEDIALRRPTLDEVFLHLTGTDRNQSPSGTENEEVTV, encoded by the coding sequence ATGACGAGGCCATCCGTGGGATCCGGGTACGCGATCCTCGCCGAGAACCTGTGCAAACGGTACGGCGACGCCCCGGCCCTGAGGGGGTTCGGTCTGCGGGTGCCCGAGGGCACGGTGCACGGTCTGCTCGGGCCCAACGGCGCCGGCAAGACGACCGCGGTACGCATCCTGTCCACGCTGGCCAGGCTGGATGAGGGCCGGGCGGAGGTGGCCGGCTTCGACGTGGTCCGCGACAGCGCGAAGGTGCGGGCGCGGATCGGGCTGCTCGGCCAGTACGCCGCGGTCGACGAGGTCCTCAGCGGCCGCCAGAACCTGGTGATGTTCGGGCGGCTGTACCACCTGGGAAAGCGCGCGGCCGGTGCGCGCGCGGACACGCTGCTGGAGCAGTTCGGGCTCGCCGGCACGGGTGCCAAGCAGGTCAAGGACTACTCGGGCGGTATGCGCCGGCGCCTCGACCTGGCGGCCAGTCTCATTCTCGCGCCGCGGGTGCTCTTCCTCGACGAGCCGACGACGGGCCTGGACCCGCGCAGCCGCAACGAGGTGTGGGCGGCGGTGCGTTCCCTGGTCCAGGACGGCACGACGGTCCTGCTGACCACGCAGTACCTGGACGAGGCGGACCAGCTCGCGGACAGGATCTCGGTGATCGCCTCGCCGGGCGGTGCGGGCGGGCGGGTGATCGCCGAGGGCACGCCCGACGAGCTGAAGTCGGCGATCGGCGGCGACCGGATCGACGTCACGGTCCGCGGCGCCGGTGAGATCGCCGCCGCGGCCGGGGTGCTGGCCCGCATCACGGGCCGGGACCCCGACACCGACGTGGAGAACCGGCGGGTGGGTGCCCCGGTCTCGGACCGGGTCGCCGCCCTGTCCGAGATCGTGCGGGCACTGGGCGAGGCGGGTGTCGTGGCCGAGGACATCGCGCTGCGCCGCCCCACGCTGGACGAGGTCTTCCTGCACCTGACCGGCACGGACAGGAACCAGAGCCCGAGCGGGACCGAGAACGAAGAGGTGACGGTGTGA